The window CGCGACCCTGCAGACATGTTGCGCAGCTTGCTCATCATGACCAAGCTGGGGATGAGCGTTGATGACTGGGTTCGTGCGCTTCGCACCATGCCTGTTTATGCCATCCTCAGCGGCTTCACCCCTGACGATACGCCCGGCGTCGGCACGTTCTATGACTTCTTCCGAAGGCTTTGGAAGGCATCCTCTCCCCATAAGACAGGACGCTTGAAACGCCGCTTGAAAAAACCGCGAAAGAAAGGTAAGAAGAACGAGAAGCAAGAACCCAAAAATCCGAAGATTACACAGAAGCTCGTCTCCCGCATCCTGCCCGAGGGCAAGATCCATTACACGTCCAAAGAACATGATCTGTTGCAACACCTGTTCCAGACGTTGTTCGTCCTGCCTTCTGCGGCAAAAGGGTTGATTGGCGACACCCGTCACTTTCGTGTCATTGGCGATGGCTCCCCGGTAGCAACCGGAGATCGTTCTTACGGAAAGTTCCTCTGCGACTGCCGCAAGACAGGCAACTGGCAGTGTGTCTGCAAACGCCAATTTTTCGATCCCGATGCCGACTGGGGATGGGACAGTTACCGCGAAAGATATTACTACGGCAGAACACTGTATATGTTCTGCGCGGCGGATAGCCCATACGATCTGCCGGTCTATCCCCGATTGTTCCGTGCCAGCCACAATGACACGGTGTCCTGGATTTGCGGATACCGCGAACTTCGTCACTGGTTTCCGGATTAGAAAGTGGGAGTGTCCTCATCCCTGTTCGGAATCAGAGTACGGACGAACCGTGTACACTTCCACAAAAGATAATCCGCGTTTCTTTCCGCGCATTCGTCGCGATAGCAAAGAATGGGCGGAACGCTATGCGCTGCGAACCGGAGTAGAACGATGCATCAAGCGTCAGAAGATCGATTACAAGTTGGAATCCTCCCGCGGCCGCAGCTCCCGGCATTGGAACATCCGGGCCTATCTCATTGCCATGTTTCAGCACACGGATGCATGGCCCGAATAAGCGAAGAAGCAAAACCAGCTTACGTCCGTTGCGGAATGGCTAAAAACCACAGCCTCCTTGGCCGTGTAGCTTATTTCTGAATACATACTTTTTTAAAAACCGATAAACTTCGGTGTTTTTGACATGCACATTTTTGAAAACAGCTTTCATATTTGCCTTCACATCGACATTTTTGCCTCATTCACCCCTCATTCGGACTCAGAACGATCGCTTTATTCCGAGCCACTATTTATGATTAAAAACAAGATAAAAGTGATCTTGCTTATTAAGCAAATAGCGTTTTATACGTATAGATGGCAGGCAACAAAATGTTCCTCATCCTTTAAAAACATTTTTGGAAGTTCTATTTTGCAACGCTCATGGACTTTAGGACATCTTGGATGAAATGAACATCCAGAAGGCGGATTGGCTGGGCTTGGTATATCGCCAGTCAATATAATCCTTTCCCTTTTTGCTCTTGGTTTTGGAACTGGTACAGCGGACAACAGGGCTTGTGTATAGGGATGTGCCGGATTTTGGTACAGGTTTTTTTTCGGTGCCAATTCCACGATCTTCCCCAAATACATCACACCGACATGATCACTAATATGCTTTACGACACTTAAATCATGGGAAATAAACAAATAGGTTAATTTGAACTCTTTTTGTAAATCCTGTAACAGATTAATGATTTGTGATTGAATAGAAACATCCAATGCCGAAACAGGTTCATCAGCAATAATTAATTTAGGTTGTAAAGCAAGTGCCCGGGCTATACCGATACGTTGACGTTGACCTCCTGAAAATTCATGGGGATATAAATCCGCATAGGAAGGTTTTAAGCCAACAACTTCAAGTAGATGGTACATTTTTTCTTCTTGCTCTTTTTTCCCTCCAATGTGATGTACCTTCAACGGTTCTTTTATCATCTCTCCAATCGTCATTCTTGGATTAAGAGAAGCAAAGGGGTCTTGAAAAACCATTTGCATCTCCCTTTTTAATTGTTTTTGTTTTGTCTTTTGTTTAGTTATGTTTATTCCATTAAATAAAATTTCGCCCTCTGAGGGTTCATACAATTGAAGTATTGTTCTCCCAACCGTACTTTTACCACAACCGGATTCCCCAACTAACCCCAAAGTTTCACCTTCACGTATTGAAAAGCTGACACCATCAACAGCTTTTATTAGCCCTACTGTACGTTGCATAAATCCTGACTTAACAGGAAAATATTTTTTAAGCCTCCTGACTTCTAACAGATTTCTCATTAGCTAAACACCTTCTTTGCCAAAAAACACCTTACCCTGTGGTTAGGACGTATAGTCTCCAAGGGAGGAACCGATACCCAACAGAACTTTTCCTGCCATTCACATCGCGGTGCAAAAGAACAACCATTCAGGAATTGATCCCCAGTAGGTACTGTCCCTTTAATAAAATTTAGCCGCTCTGTGTCATCTTCTAAGTTTGGTACCGATTTCATGAGACCAATCGTGTAGGGGTGAGAGGTATAACTATAAATATCCTCTACGTTAGCTTCTTCTACGACTTTACCGGCATACATAACGGCAACACGGTCTGCTAATTCAGCAACTACACCTAAATCGTGACTAATTAAAAGAATTGAAGTATTCATTTTTTCCTTTATCTTTTTAAGCACTTCAATGATTTGAGCTTGAATGGTAACGTCTAAGGCAGTGGTAGGTTCATCAGCAATAATTAGTTTAGGATTACAGGCAAGAGCCATTGCAATCATCACCCGCTGCCGCATCCCCCCAGATAACTGATGAGGATATTCATCAACCATTTCCTCCGCCCTTGGCAGTCCTACTTCTTTTAATAATTGAATCGTTCGCTGACGGGCATCCTTTCTATTCATATTCAAATGATATCGAAGAGATTCTGAGATTTGTTCTCCAATACGAAGGACCGGATTAAGAGAGGTCATAGGCTCTTGAAATATCATTGAAATCTCATTGCCACGTATAACATTCATCTCTTCATCAGATAATTGGGACAATTCTTTTCCTTGAAAAATAATAAAGCCATTTTCCACCCTTCCAGGAGGAGGGACTAATCCCATAATTGAAAGGGAGGTTACCGTTTTCCCACAGCCTGATTCACCTACTAATGCCAATACTTCTCTTTTTTGAATTGACAGGTTCACTCCATCCACGGCTGGAATTACCTTATTATCATCACAGTAGAAATAAATTTTAAGATCCTTGATGGATAATAAAGGCTCTTGCACTGAATGCCCTCCTTGTCGAAAAATGATTAAAATTGTCGTGAAATGTAGATATTTGTCGAAATCATCATTTTTTTCTAAATTTTAATTCCATGTTAATATTACTAAATAATTATTTAAAAGTAAATAATTTCTACCAAAGTTAATATCCTATTACAAAAAAATCTTGTATTTATGAAACACAAAAAAATAGCCCTGGTATCAAGGCTATTTATCAAGGCGATTCTATGCTAAATAGATCTTCCGTATCTTTTCTAACTGCTGATTTGTACAACCTCTTTTTGATTTCTCTGTAAAAGATATACGATAACTAGCGCGCCAATGCCAATCATATCCGTCCATAAACCTGGGTTAATTAATGTTAATCCGGCAACGAGTAAAATCAGCCGTTCCAGCCAATTACACGACCTTCGCAAATATCCCATCATGGCTGAACTGACCCCAATCATCCCCAACATGGCGGTAATTAAGGAGAAAATCACCTTTAAAGGAGTAGCTCCAACCAAAACCAATTGAGGGGATAACGTAAACATATATGGAATCAAGAATGCGGCAATGGCGATTTTGACCGCAGTCACTCCGGTATCAAAAGGGTTTGACCTTGCAATCCCTGATCCAGCGTAAGCGGCTAATGCAACCGGTGGAGTAATATCAGCCACAATTCCAAAATAGAACACAAAGAGATGTGCTGCAATCACCGGAACTCCCAATTCCAGGAGAGCAGGAGCTGCCATGGTTGCCGTGATGACATAATTTGCTGTCGTTGGTAACCCCATCCCCAAAACAATACTGGCGATCATTGTGAAAAAGAGGGTTAATAGAAGAATTCCTCCGGCCAAGTCAATAATACCCCCGGCAACTTTTAAACCTAATCCGGTTAATGTAACCACTCCAACGATGATTCCCGCTGAAGCCACTGCCGCAATCACCGACAGGGCAGACTTGGCCCCCTCCTCAAAAGTATGAAGGATATCTCGAAAATTCATCCGGGTTTCCTTTCTGAAAAGGCTTACGATAAAGGCTGTTAATATGCCCATATAAGCGGCCTTCATAGGAGATTGACCCGAAACCAAAATTGCAATGATGGCAATCAATGGAAGAAATAAATACCCCTTCTTGATGATCAGGTCTTTCAGGTCAGGAAGCTGTTCCTTAGGCAATCCCAAAATCCCCATCCTTTTCGATTCCAAATGGACGGAGATAAAAATTCCGGTAAAATAAAGGACTGCTGGGATTGCTGCCGCCAAGGCAATTTGACTATATGGCATATTGGTAAATTCAATCATTAAAAAGGCAGCTGCACCCATAATGGGTGGCATCAATTGTCCCC is drawn from Microaerobacter geothermalis and contains these coding sequences:
- a CDS encoding TRAP transporter permease; amino-acid sequence: MNKNLAVEEVLNEEELLEKYDKEHAFRKKIGKWAFIVSFLAISLTAFQLYTAIFGTLPSQQQRGFHLGLGLGLIFLLYPSHKGDAHRKLPWFSILLSIGYILISFYFYISEQINLPTLFAVLVFVTLFLISRIASGKSKWGIPWYDGLLAFMGVGVGFYQVIFYKEVIFRTGAYISQDYIVAALGVLLVLEAARRAVGLPIVVVASLALLYAYLGPYMPGFLAHRGFSIERIITHSYLSTEGILGIPIAISATFIYLFLFFGVVLRKTGIGQFFNDLAFALTGKSVGGPAKAAVVASAMQGTVTGSSVANTVGSGSFTIPLMKKAGYRPEFAAAVEASASTGGQLMPPIMGAAAFLMIEFTNMPYSQIALAAAIPAVLYFTGIFISVHLESKRMGILGLPKEQLPDLKDLIIKKGYLFLPLIAIIAILVSGQSPMKAAYMGILTAFIVSLFRKETRMNFRDILHTFEEGAKSALSVIAAVASAGIIVGVVTLTGLGLKVAGGIIDLAGGILLLTLFFTMIASIVLGMGLPTTANYVITATMAAPALLELGVPVIAAHLFVFYFGIVADITPPVALAAYAGSGIARSNPFDTGVTAVKIAIAAFLIPYMFTLSPQLVLVGATPLKVIFSLITAMLGMIGVSSAMMGYLRRSCNWLERLILLVAGLTLINPGLWTDMIGIGALVIVYLLQRNQKEVVQISS
- a CDS encoding ABC transporter ATP-binding protein, yielding MRNLLEVRRLKKYFPVKSGFMQRTVGLIKAVDGVSFSIREGETLGLVGESGCGKSTVGRTILQLYEPSEGEILFNGINITKQKTKQKQLKREMQMVFQDPFASLNPRMTIGEMIKEPLKVHHIGGKKEQEEKMYHLLEVVGLKPSYADLYPHEFSGGQRQRIGIARALALQPKLIIADEPVSALDVSIQSQIINLLQDLQKEFKLTYLFISHDLSVVKHISDHVGVMYLGKIVELAPKKNLYQNPAHPYTQALLSAVPVPKPRAKRERIILTGDIPSPANPPSGCSFHPRCPKVHERCKIELPKMFLKDEEHFVACHLYV
- a CDS encoding ABC transporter ATP-binding protein — protein: MQEPLLSIKDLKIYFYCDDNKVIPAVDGVNLSIQKREVLALVGESGCGKTVTSLSIMGLVPPPGRVENGFIIFQGKELSQLSDEEMNVIRGNEISMIFQEPMTSLNPVLRIGEQISESLRYHLNMNRKDARQRTIQLLKEVGLPRAEEMVDEYPHQLSGGMRQRVMIAMALACNPKLIIADEPTTALDVTIQAQIIEVLKKIKEKMNTSILLISHDLGVVAELADRVAVMYAGKVVEEANVEDIYSYTSHPYTIGLMKSVPNLEDDTERLNFIKGTVPTGDQFLNGCSFAPRCEWQEKFCWVSVPPLETIRPNHRVRCFLAKKVFS
- a CDS encoding transposase; the encoded protein is MTFSKTPNNRRGGIFYCLSLLKNWGLTLLQQFYSDLIFWITPVDLSATASLMRSSYSPKTKGRKPRDPADMLRSLLIMTKLGMSVDDWVRALRTMPVYAILSGFTPDDTPGVGTFYDFFRRLWKASSPHKTGRLKRRLKKPRKKGKKNEKQEPKNPKITQKLVSRILPEGKIHYTSKEHDLLQHLFQTLFVLPSAAKGLIGDTRHFRVIGDGSPVATGDRSYGKFLCDCRKTGNWQCVCKRQFFDPDADWGWDSYRERYYYGRTLYMFCAADSPYDLPVYPRLFRASHNDTVSWICGYRELRHWFPD